In a genomic window of Coprococcus eutactus:
- a CDS encoding alpha-amylase family protein, whose protein sequence is MAASKIVKKTAEYIKRFEERYDELKWLYCELYNNNMEAFDWLCDSLYGYYQERNADLKKLDRSRVKNPDWYKQNDLLGMMMYTNAFAGTLKGVKEKLPYVKSCGVNYLHFMPLLESPKGRDDGGYAVADFRKVKPELGTMEDLEDLTAECHRQGISCCLDFVMNHTSEDHEWARAARNGDPVARSRYFFYDDWFVPNIYEETVPEVFPTTAPGNFTWINDCNQVVMTTFYPYQWDLNYANPMVFNDMVGNMLYMANRGIDVIRLDAVPYIWKQIGTNCRNLPQVHTLVRMMRIISEIVCPGVLLLGEVVMEPSKVVPYFGTVDKPECHMLYNVTTMASTWNTIATKDVGLLKRQMDQVCALPKDYVFLNYLRCHDDIGWGLDYDWLAQFGIDEVAHKKFLNDYFTGKGYNSDSRGELYNDDPRLGDARLCGTTASLSGLEAGQYEANADKIDQAIACDLMLHGYLLAQSGIPVLYSGDEIGQTNDYTYKNDPDKWADSRYLHRGNFPWDKVEKKDPVAMKIFDALRHMEDIRASHDVFSCNANVYTIETGCASVLGIVREYAGHELRAFFNFSNMDQLIWTMPEEQADIYTDLISGKTLRELGAVMPRYGCWWFYR, encoded by the coding sequence ATGGCGGCTTCAAAAATAGTGAAAAAAACTGCAGAATATATTAAGAGATTTGAGGAGAGATACGATGAGCTCAAGTGGCTATATTGTGAGCTGTACAATAATAACATGGAGGCATTTGACTGGCTGTGTGATTCTCTGTATGGTTATTATCAGGAGAGAAATGCTGATCTCAAGAAGCTGGACAGAAGCCGTGTCAAGAATCCGGACTGGTATAAGCAGAATGATCTGCTGGGTATGATGATGTACACAAATGCATTCGCGGGAACGCTGAAGGGTGTAAAAGAAAAGCTTCCATATGTGAAGTCATGTGGTGTGAATTATCTTCATTTTATGCCACTGCTGGAAAGCCCTAAGGGCAGGGATGACGGCGGATATGCTGTTGCGGATTTCAGGAAGGTAAAGCCTGAGCTTGGAACCATGGAGGATCTGGAGGACCTCACTGCAGAGTGTCACAGACAGGGTATAAGCTGCTGTCTGGACTTTGTGATGAACCATACAAGCGAGGATCATGAGTGGGCAAGGGCAGCGAGAAATGGGGATCCTGTCGCAAGATCCAGATATTTCTTCTATGATGACTGGTTTGTTCCAAATATTTACGAGGAGACCGTGCCTGAGGTATTCCCAACTACGGCGCCTGGTAACTTCACATGGATAAATGACTGCAATCAGGTGGTCATGACCACATTTTACCCATACCAGTGGGATCTGAACTATGCAAATCCTATGGTATTCAATGACATGGTAGGCAACATGCTGTACATGGCAAATAGAGGTATAGACGTCATAAGACTTGACGCAGTTCCATATATATGGAAGCAGATAGGCACAAACTGCCGTAACCTGCCACAGGTTCATACTCTTGTGCGCATGATGAGGATAATCAGCGAGATAGTATGTCCTGGAGTTCTCCTTCTCGGAGAGGTCGTTATGGAGCCTTCCAAGGTAGTTCCATACTTTGGAACAGTTGACAAGCCTGAGTGCCATATGCTCTACAACGTAACCACGATGGCGTCTACATGGAACACAATAGCCACAAAGGATGTGGGACTTTTAAAGCGCCAGATGGATCAGGTGTGTGCACTTCCAAAGGATTATGTGTTCCTGAATTACCTCAGATGCCACGATGATATCGGATGGGGACTGGACTATGACTGGCTGGCACAGTTCGGTATAGATGAGGTGGCACACAAGAAGTTCCTGAATGATTACTTCACAGGAAAGGGATATAACAGTGATTCCAGAGGCGAGCTCTATAACGATGATCCTAGACTCGGAGATGCCCGTCTGTGTGGAACGACAGCGTCCCTGTCAGGACTTGAGGCTGGACAGTACGAGGCAAATGCAGACAAGATCGACCAGGCTATTGCCTGTGATCTCATGCTTCACGGATACCTGCTGGCACAGAGTGGAATCCCGGTTCTGTACAGCGGTGATGAGATAGGTCAGACCAACGATTATACGTATAAGAATGATCCGGACAAATGGGCGGATAGCAGATACCTACACAGGGGAAACTTCCCGTGGGACAAGGTTGAGAAAAAGGATCCTGTTGCTATGAAGATATTTGACGCACTGCGCCACATGGAGGATATCAGGGCATCACATGATGTATTTTCATGTAATGCAAATGTCTACACCATAGAGACAGGATGTGCAAGTGTTCTTGGTATAGTGAGGGAATATGCAGGACATGAGCTGAGGGCATTCTTCAACTTCAGCAATATGGATCAGCTCATCTGGACTATGCCTGAGGAGCAGGCTGACATATATACAGATCTCATATCAGGCAAGACACTCCGTGAGCTTGGAGCAGTCATGCCTAGATATGGGTGCTGGTGGTTCTACAGATAG
- a CDS encoding alpha/beta hydrolase, which yields MKKELTILTTFSIAIILVVTGCQHSSASKNDSTVTQSVTSYSSSEDTTIAEATTNETSVKETTTEEITTEAPTPTGLLPEERASITMGKLSPEHMYYNEVTTLDPACADYINELSIYDAEIDDTFVVHISLPPDYDEASTYPMVVMTDGVWRLSDHPELRPLMTSGQIQDVILVSIGYPNTYNYDVIRKRDLQTNPDSFLHFIVDNLIPYLEEIYSVTPENMTLTGHSLGGYWAYYALFHNDTIGKNTFTNYYIGSPSMWANTGGKFMSTYEEEYYNRTQTLNANVYVTVGADEDKNFIFSIENFYNDLQERNYSGLNLTYEKIEGYDHNTVFKPSIKNTLLMFYKKDSE from the coding sequence ATGAAAAAGGAATTAACAATTTTGACCACATTCAGCATAGCCATTATATTAGTTGTCACCGGGTGTCAGCACTCGTCAGCATCTAAGAATGACTCTACTGTCACCCAATCGGTCACCAGCTATTCTTCATCCGAAGATACGACAATCGCAGAAGCAACAACGAACGAAACCTCTGTCAAAGAAACCACAACTGAGGAGATTACAACAGAAGCGCCAACTCCAACAGGTTTACTTCCAGAGGAACGTGCCAGCATAACCATGGGAAAACTCTCTCCCGAACACATGTATTATAACGAGGTGACAACTCTTGATCCCGCCTGTGCAGACTATATCAATGAATTATCCATTTATGATGCTGAGATAGATGACACTTTTGTTGTCCATATATCTCTTCCACCTGATTATGACGAAGCAAGCACATATCCAATGGTTGTTATGACCGATGGAGTCTGGAGACTCAGTGATCACCCTGAACTCAGACCTCTTATGACATCTGGTCAGATACAGGATGTTATACTTGTCAGCATAGGATATCCAAACACTTACAATTATGATGTCATCAGGAAAAGAGATCTTCAGACTAACCCTGATTCATTCCTGCATTTTATTGTAGATAACCTGATTCCTTATCTGGAAGAAATATACTCTGTAACCCCTGAAAATATGACTCTCACAGGACATTCCCTTGGCGGATACTGGGCTTACTACGCTCTGTTTCATAATGACACTATAGGCAAAAATACATTTACAAATTATTATATTGGCAGCCCTTCCATGTGGGCAAATACTGGCGGCAAATTTATGTCTACGTATGAAGAAGAATATTACAACAGAACACAGACTCTGAATGCTAATGTCTATGTAACCGTAGGTGCAGATGAAGATAAAAATTTCATTTTTTCTATTGAAAATTTTTACAATGATTTACAAGAGAGAAACTATTCTGGCTTAAACCTAACCTACGAAAAAATAGAAGGCTATGACCATAACACAGTCTTTAAGCCTTCTATCAAAAATACTCTTCTTATGTTTTATAAAAAAGATTCCGAATAA
- a CDS encoding AraC family transcriptional regulator, which produces MEVENHLNWTEGLINAIDYIETHLIDGEVLDQNTIARQAYSSPDNFRKVFHLITGYTIGEYIRNRRLSLAGEELISSNRTVTDIALEYGYDTPESFTKAFTRFHGNSPSYVRNNKSGLHNFTRIVLRVTADGGSMLNYRIVKINNMCIAGYSRVFTSLDTAKNNVLIPKFTRECCSQSWDKLMEIKSNNEKPNNCLFGYRSNDFINIDKFNNEISCFNYTFGRMITKQEISGLNISDYSITSIPDGEWICFDCSDTTPAGQQSLWYKIYTEFLPFSHYNIVPDVTLECSNVSLEKEQNYLLLQIRPDKV; this is translated from the coding sequence ATGGAGGTAGAAAACCATTTGAATTGGACCGAAGGACTTATTAACGCAATTGATTATATTGAGACTCACCTTATTGACGGTGAAGTATTAGACCAAAATACAATAGCCAGGCAGGCTTACTCTTCTCCCGACAACTTCAGAAAAGTATTTCATCTAATCACAGGATATACTATAGGGGAATATATCAGAAACCGCCGGCTTTCCCTGGCTGGAGAAGAACTCATTTCATCCAACCGCACGGTGACTGACATTGCACTTGAATATGGATATGACACACCCGAAAGTTTCACGAAGGCTTTCACACGCTTTCATGGAAACTCTCCATCTTATGTTCGAAATAACAAGTCAGGCCTCCATAATTTCACCCGGATTGTATTAAGGGTCACAGCAGATGGGGGATCTATGCTCAACTACAGAATCGTTAAGATCAACAACATGTGTATTGCTGGTTATTCCAGGGTTTTCACAAGCCTCGATACCGCGAAAAATAATGTTCTGATTCCAAAGTTTACAAGAGAATGCTGCAGTCAAAGCTGGGATAAACTAATGGAAATTAAATCCAATAACGAAAAACCAAATAACTGCTTATTCGGTTACAGATCAAATGATTTTATAAATATTGATAAGTTCAATAATGAAATTTCATGCTTTAATTACACATTTGGACGAATGATCACAAAACAAGAAATTTCCGGATTAAATATATCCGATTATTCGATAACAAGCATTCCTGACGGCGAATGGATCTGTTTTGACTGTTCAGATACTACTCCTGCCGGGCAGCAGTCACTTTGGTATAAAATTTACACAGAATTTCTACCATTTTCTCATTATAACATAGTACCTGACGTAACCTTAGAGTGTAGCAATGTATCATTAGAAAAGGAACAAAATTACCTTCTCCTACAAATCCGTCCCGACAAAGTTTAA
- a CDS encoding response regulator transcription factor: protein MERNDIEASINAAYAEKNSETSKMEMFALNKILLVEDDIHISEVIHDYFVRESGGQMYVEVAYNGDDGLDSFMMETFDLVLLDIMLPGMDGFAVCREMRRNSMVPILFLTARDSERDIMLGYDLGCDDYIVKPFSLATLYAKCKALIKRSKGTDSNGELVCGAISMNPSRYMTKVNGVEVDLAPKEFAILKILLENKGKVITRERLLVDIWGYDYEGSDRCVDNHVRKLRAGIGSAGKQIKTVIGKGYQVKEI from the coding sequence GTGGAGAGAAATGACATAGAGGCGTCAATAAATGCCGCATATGCAGAAAAAAATTCGGAGACTTCAAAAATGGAAATGTTCGCTCTGAACAAGATATTGTTGGTGGAGGATGATATACACATAAGTGAGGTCATACATGACTACTTTGTCAGAGAGAGTGGAGGTCAGATGTATGTCGAGGTGGCGTATAATGGCGATGACGGATTGGACAGTTTCATGATGGAGACATTTGATCTTGTGCTGCTTGATATCATGCTGCCAGGGATGGATGGCTTTGCGGTGTGTCGTGAGATGCGCAGGAACAGTATGGTTCCAATATTATTTCTGACGGCTAGAGATTCCGAACGGGATATTATGCTGGGCTATGATCTGGGCTGTGATGACTACATAGTGAAACCATTTTCACTTGCAACTCTGTATGCCAAGTGCAAGGCGCTTATCAAGAGATCCAAGGGGACTGACAGCAATGGAGAGCTGGTATGTGGAGCGATAAGTATGAATCCGTCAAGATATATGACGAAGGTAAATGGCGTGGAGGTCGATCTTGCACCAAAGGAGTTTGCTATTCTGAAGATACTTCTTGAGAATAAGGGAAAGGTTATCACAAGAGAAAGACTGCTCGTTGATATCTGGGGTTATGATTATGAAGGAAGCGACAGATGCGTGGATAATCATGTAAGAAAGCTCCGGGCAGGTATAGGCAGTGCAGGAAAGCAGATAAAGACTGTGATAGGCAAGGGGTATCAGGTGAAAGAAATATAA
- a CDS encoding sensor histidine kinase yields the protein MTDKKNNNKKYTSAVRRELKRIVRRKLWQGLLVAVVMVMLMTIAALGLLIIVNYNQRSEFDSNVSSVCNGMYRLIKSGEGDQQIREDIEDILAKCNTPGFVSKVYRYDNGVELSGYDAKFEDETDFEDEEQADDMSGADGEMTENVPESEVAQDSSLTDREEDIKPGDTFVENGITYEWASTDEGITAVKVKSDEYIYEDVRSAEEVYRDYVAMGYDDVDYANIDKQYECSREYLDSVFEREGMNNATDHEESILWRGYFYRGRTLTVGENDYYVVSAMYENPFTDPDMKLLKILMYVSPMFFICCVVVLMISYRKKKKEIIADESRRNLIAAIAHDVRGPVTAISGYAENLQQIAKDSESRHYTDSILDNVAYINEMITGMLSYMRLENTMTIKKENVELDKLVSQVTDRYMVDFENRNIECEVKGHAVIQADLRLIELLIDNLVMNMAKYAADDSHASIEIDDDQIVFSNKMACAIDCEPSELWEPLKKGNTARTGHTGNGLGLSIVRKIMGLSDLTGEITIQDGNFIVEIVFKK from the coding sequence ATGACTGATAAAAAGAATAACAATAAGAAATATACATCGGCAGTAAGACGTGAGCTTAAGCGTATAGTGAGGCGAAAACTTTGGCAGGGTCTTCTGGTTGCTGTAGTTATGGTTATGCTGATGACCATAGCAGCACTAGGATTATTGATTATAGTAAATTATAATCAGAGGTCAGAATTTGACAGCAATGTGAGTTCTGTGTGTAATGGAATGTACCGATTGATAAAAAGTGGTGAGGGTGATCAGCAAATACGTGAAGACATAGAAGATATACTTGCCAAATGTAATACACCGGGTTTTGTATCGAAGGTGTACAGATACGACAATGGTGTGGAGCTGTCGGGCTATGATGCAAAGTTTGAGGATGAAACAGATTTTGAAGATGAAGAGCAGGCGGATGATATGTCTGGAGCTGATGGTGAAATGACGGAAAATGTGCCAGAATCAGAGGTGGCACAGGATAGCTCATTGACAGACCGGGAGGAAGATATAAAGCCTGGTGATACATTTGTGGAAAATGGAATAACCTACGAATGGGCATCCACGGATGAAGGAATAACCGCTGTGAAAGTGAAGTCAGATGAATATATATATGAGGATGTAAGATCTGCTGAGGAGGTATACCGTGACTATGTTGCGATGGGATATGACGATGTAGACTATGCGAATATTGACAAACAGTATGAGTGTTCCAGAGAGTATCTTGACAGCGTATTTGAACGGGAGGGTATGAATAATGCCACCGATCACGAAGAAAGTATCTTGTGGAGAGGCTACTTCTACAGAGGGAGAACGCTGACAGTAGGAGAAAATGATTATTACGTTGTATCAGCAATGTATGAGAATCCGTTTACAGATCCGGATATGAAGTTGCTAAAAATTCTTATGTATGTATCTCCAATGTTTTTTATCTGCTGTGTGGTAGTACTTATGATATCATACAGAAAAAAGAAAAAAGAGATAATAGCTGACGAGAGCCGCAGAAACCTGATAGCAGCCATTGCTCATGATGTCAGAGGTCCGGTCACAGCTATATCGGGATATGCGGAAAATCTGCAGCAGATAGCAAAGGATTCCGAGTCCAGACATTACACAGATTCCATTTTGGACAATGTAGCATATATAAATGAGATGATAACAGGAATGCTGTCGTATATGAGACTTGAAAACACCATGACTATAAAAAAAGAAAACGTGGAATTGGATAAGTTAGTAAGTCAGGTGACAGACAGATATATGGTGGATTTTGAAAACAGAAATATAGAGTGTGAGGTAAAAGGACATGCAGTCATTCAGGCGGATTTACGACTTATTGAGCTGCTTATTGATAATCTTGTGATGAATATGGCAAAATATGCCGCTGATGACAGCCATGCGAGCATTGAGATAGACGATGACCAGATCGTATTTTCAAATAAAATGGCTTGTGCTATAGACTGTGAGCCGTCAGAACTCTGGGAACCGTTAAAGAAAGGAAACACAGCGAGAACAGGACACACTGGAAATGGACTTGGACTTTCGATAGTCAGAAAGATAATGGGGTTGTCAGACCTTACAGGAGAGATAACTATCCAAGATGGGAACTTTATAGTCGAGATTGTTTTTAAAAAGTGA
- a CDS encoding RNA polymerase sigma factor, whose protein sequence is MTGQHSSNVKEHFEEIYEKTKRSVTLFLISRCKSFDDVNDVLQEVYMEYFRILQKKGIAYVRDEEPFLISLCKKKLSSYYSFWDRIANRTSIDISAESELNEQSVYEEESSVEDDFYREEMLHDVKEILKRQPDCVQKIFYLYYSMELSVTEISGLLHMKPQTVKNRLFRTRKLIRDSLR, encoded by the coding sequence TTGACCGGTCAGCATAGCAGCAATGTAAAAGAGCATTTTGAAGAAATCTATGAAAAAACCAAACGCAGTGTGACACTGTTCCTGATTTCAAGATGTAAAAGTTTCGATGATGTAAACGATGTACTGCAGGAAGTGTATATGGAGTATTTTAGAATATTACAGAAGAAAGGGATAGCTTATGTCAGGGATGAGGAACCATTTCTGATCTCGCTTTGCAAAAAGAAACTTTCATCATATTATTCATTCTGGGACAGAATAGCAAACCGGACATCGATAGATATATCGGCTGAATCTGAACTGAATGAACAAAGCGTTTATGAAGAGGAGAGCAGTGTGGAGGATGATTTTTACAGGGAGGAAATGCTACATGATGTTAAAGAGATATTGAAACGGCAGCCAGACTGTGTACAGAAGATTTTTTATCTGTATTACTCAATGGAACTTTCTGTAACAGAGATATCCGGACTGCTGCACATGAAACCACAGACCGTGAAGAACAGGTTATTCCGGACAAGAAAATTAATAAGGGATTCATTGAGATGA
- a CDS encoding DUF4179 domain-containing protein has protein sequence MNEKDFFKEATKEMIVDLKGVDMNNIHKEMKVKSGKRLHISVYSKAAVIIIVCVISLGTVGVGASALYHRWSDGIRDKYQISSGDTEKYEQSGLASFPGEDSDVNAVTQDGVTISVAQTIVDNYFAYVALKVEGFAIEDGQTPGFGIHTCTLNGKAIGSFSSFYAEKVLNETGKVATRDGELIQNYELEDGSMEYHILLDSEGTKGFLGGKKISIELGNLGVYDDSLGIQTENGGTWKFEWTLSGDSTSVIRKVHTVLENTGAVVTECEISPISIRAVIDISNAKHIKNDELYAVLSGVKLKDGTILTHITDAGTGSLLKNGTYQILFSTDRILDVDQVESLLFQKTSKCEGSTYTIEDLYEVPFR, from the coding sequence ATGAACGAAAAGGATTTCTTCAAGGAAGCAACAAAGGAGATGATTGTGGATTTGAAAGGAGTGGATATGAATAATATACATAAAGAGATGAAAGTAAAATCAGGGAAAAGGCTGCACATATCAGTATATAGTAAAGCTGCGGTAATAATCATAGTGTGTGTTATCTCACTGGGTACGGTAGGCGTTGGCGCCAGCGCATTATATCACAGATGGAGCGATGGAATAAGAGACAAATACCAGATATCATCGGGAGACACAGAAAAATATGAACAGTCCGGACTGGCGAGTTTTCCGGGGGAAGACTCCGATGTAAATGCAGTTACACAAGATGGAGTAACGATATCCGTGGCACAGACCATAGTGGATAATTACTTTGCCTATGTGGCGCTTAAGGTTGAAGGCTTTGCCATAGAGGATGGACAGACTCCCGGATTTGGCATACATACCTGTACCTTAAATGGAAAAGCAATAGGGAGCTTTAGCAGCTTTTATGCGGAGAAGGTTCTTAATGAAACCGGTAAGGTAGCAACAAGAGATGGCGAACTGATACAGAACTATGAGCTTGAAGATGGCAGTATGGAGTATCACATTCTTTTGGATTCAGAAGGAACAAAAGGATTTCTAGGTGGCAAAAAGATATCGATAGAACTGGGAAATCTGGGAGTGTATGATGATAGCCTGGGAATACAGACTGAGAACGGAGGAACATGGAAATTTGAATGGACGCTTAGCGGAGACAGTACATCCGTGATCCGAAAGGTCCATACAGTTCTTGAAAATACAGGAGCGGTAGTCACAGAATGCGAAATTTCCCCAATTTCAATTAGAGCGGTAATTGACATAAGTAATGCAAAACATATAAAGAATGACGAGTTATATGCAGTTCTTTCAGGCGTAAAATTAAAAGATGGAACTATCCTCACGCATATTACAGATGCCGGAACCGGCAGTTTATTAAAAAATGGAACATATCAGATTCTATTTTCGACAGACCGAATATTGGACGTAGATCAGGTAGAGAGTCTGCTGTTTCAAAAAACATCAAAATGCGAGGGCAGCACATACACCATCGAAGACTTATACGAAGTGCCATTCAGATAA
- a CDS encoding thiamine pyrophosphate-dependent enzyme, with amino-acid sequence MAYNFKEVMNKPERLAPGHRMCAGCGGTITVRTVLRALHEGDKAVIGNATGCLEVSTFMYPYTAYEDSYIHNAFENAGATLSGVETAYNVLKKKGKIDDTYKFITFGGDGGTYDIGLQSLSGAMERGHDMVYVCYDNGAYMNTGIQRSSATPMYADTTTTPVGSQSNGKMQNRKDLAQVMAAHDIPYVGQSTLLGNMRDLYEKAEKAIYTPGAAFLNVMSPCPRGWRYPTEKIMDICKLAVETCYWPLFEVIEGKWILSYSPKKKLPIEDFLRTQGRFKHLFKPENEHLLVQYQQEVDRRWEDLLYRCSKN; translated from the coding sequence ATGGCATATAATTTTAAAGAAGTAATGAACAAGCCTGAGCGTCTTGCTCCAGGTCATAGAATGTGTGCAGGCTGCGGTGGTACTATCACTGTCAGAACTGTACTCCGCGCCCTTCACGAGGGCGACAAGGCGGTCATCGGTAACGCCACAGGATGTCTTGAGGTTTCAACCTTCATGTATCCTTACACAGCATACGAGGACAGCTACATACACAATGCATTTGAGAACGCAGGCGCTACCCTCTCCGGTGTTGAGACAGCGTACAACGTTCTGAAGAAAAAAGGCAAGATAGATGACACATACAAATTCATCACATTTGGCGGTGATGGCGGAACTTATGACATCGGACTTCAGTCACTGTCAGGTGCCATGGAACGTGGACATGACATGGTATATGTGTGCTATGACAACGGAGCATACATGAACACCGGTATCCAGCGTTCATCAGCTACTCCTATGTATGCTGACACAACAACCACACCAGTAGGCTCACAGTCAAATGGTAAGATGCAGAACAGAAAGGATCTCGCCCAGGTCATGGCTGCACACGACATCCCATATGTTGGACAGTCTACTCTTCTCGGCAACATGCGTGACCTCTACGAGAAGGCTGAGAAGGCTATCTACACACCTGGCGCAGCTTTCCTCAACGTCATGTCTCCATGTCCTAGAGGATGGAGATACCCTACAGAGAAGATCATGGACATCTGCAAGCTGGCAGTCGAGACATGTTACTGGCCTCTGTTCGAGGTTATCGAGGGCAAATGGATCCTCTCCTACTCTCCTAAGAAGAAGCTTCCTATCGAGGACTTCCTGAGAACGCAGGGCAGGTTCAAGCACCTGTTCAAGCCTGAGAACGAGCACCTCCTCGTTCAGTATCAGCAGGAGGTTGACCGTCGTTGGGAGGATCTGCTGTATAGATGTTCTAAGAATTAA